In Sphingomonas phyllosphaerae, one DNA window encodes the following:
- a CDS encoding acyl-CoA/acyl-ACP dehydrogenase: MPLFLNDEQTMLRDTARDFVSENAPVAHLRRLRDSDDKTGFDRALWKQFAEMGFTGILIREDAGGLGLGHVEAGVVLEEIGRNLSPSPFLTTAVAAVAALHNTAQAERWFPGILSGETVAALAIDEGAKHRDRVALRAERAGNGFRLSGAKQFVTHGHVADLLIVAARTGGSDDEAEGVTLFAVPADAAGLTATPERLADSSVAARLTFEGVAVDADAVIGEVDAGRGPLDRLLRAGRTGASAELLGVGGGAMDMTVAYLKQRKQFGTLIGSFQALQHRAAHLYAEMEVARAAVLKAQQLLDAGDAAADQAVSVAKAMTGLATTLSVQEGIQMHGGIGMTDEYDIGFFMKRARVLAEMFGDTNFHADRVARGRGY, from the coding sequence ATGCCGCTTTTCCTGAATGACGAACAGACGATGCTGCGCGACACTGCGCGCGATTTCGTCAGCGAGAACGCGCCGGTCGCGCATCTGCGGCGACTGCGCGACAGCGACGACAAGACCGGGTTCGATCGTGCGCTGTGGAAGCAATTCGCCGAGATGGGGTTCACCGGCATCCTGATCCGCGAAGACGCCGGCGGGCTCGGGCTCGGGCATGTCGAGGCCGGAGTGGTGCTGGAGGAGATCGGGCGCAACCTGTCGCCGTCGCCGTTCCTGACCACCGCGGTCGCGGCGGTGGCGGCGCTTCACAACACCGCGCAGGCGGAACGCTGGTTCCCCGGCATCCTGTCGGGCGAGACGGTCGCGGCCCTGGCGATCGACGAGGGGGCCAAGCATCGTGACCGGGTCGCGTTGCGCGCCGAGCGGGCCGGCAACGGCTTCCGGCTGAGCGGTGCCAAGCAGTTCGTGACGCACGGCCATGTCGCCGATCTGTTGATCGTCGCGGCACGCACTGGCGGAAGCGACGACGAGGCCGAGGGCGTGACGCTGTTCGCGGTGCCCGCCGATGCCGCCGGGCTGACCGCGACCCCCGAGCGGCTTGCCGACAGCAGCGTCGCGGCACGGCTGACGTTCGAGGGGGTGGCGGTCGACGCGGATGCGGTGATCGGCGAGGTGGATGCCGGACGGGGACCGCTCGACCGGTTGTTGCGCGCGGGCCGGACCGGGGCGTCGGCGGAGTTGCTCGGGGTCGGCGGCGGCGCGATGGACATGACGGTCGCCTATCTGAAGCAACGCAAGCAGTTCGGCACGCTGATCGGCAGCTTCCAGGCGCTCCAGCATCGCGCCGCGCATCTCTATGCCGAGATGGAAGTCGCGCGCGCGGCAGTGCTCAAGGCGCAGCAATTGCTCGACGCGGGCGATGCCGCAGCGGATCAGGCGGTGTCGGTCGCCAAGGCGATGACGGGGCTTGCCACGACGCTGTCGGTGCAGGAAGGCATTCAGATGCACGGCGGAATCGGGATGACCGACGAATATGACATCGGCTTCTTCATGAAGCGCGCACGGGTGCTCGCGGAGATGTTCGGCGATACGAACTTCCATGCGGATCGCGTGGCGCGCGGGCGCGGCTATTGA
- a CDS encoding acyl-CoA thioesterase II, protein MSDVPSPAELVADLVDLLDVEEIDTDLYRGRRSTGGVGRVFGGQVIAQALQAAQRSVGETDKVAHSLHAYFMRAGSEEHPIIYRVVRDFEGRSFATRRVIAMQRGTPILNMAASFQRPEDGLAHQDAMPDVPPPEALENEQTLRAAVADRIPPQLREQLLRPRAIEYRPVTPRHWTEPTPAPPVHHYWFRAVAPVGDDPAMHRAVLAYASDMMLLGTCMLPHGVTWITPGMQTASLDHALWLHEPARTDDWLLYTMDSPWAGHGRGMNRGRIFAADGRLVASVAQEGLARMRERR, encoded by the coding sequence TTGAGCGACGTGCCCTCCCCTGCCGAATTGGTCGCCGATCTGGTCGATCTGCTCGACGTCGAGGAGATCGACACCGATCTGTATCGCGGACGCCGCTCGACCGGCGGCGTCGGGCGCGTGTTCGGCGGGCAGGTGATCGCGCAGGCGTTGCAGGCGGCGCAGCGCTCGGTGGGCGAGACCGACAAGGTCGCGCATTCGCTCCACGCCTATTTCATGCGCGCGGGGTCGGAGGAGCATCCGATCATCTACCGCGTGGTGCGCGATTTCGAAGGGCGCAGCTTCGCGACGCGGCGGGTGATCGCGATGCAGCGCGGCACGCCGATCCTCAACATGGCCGCCTCGTTCCAGCGGCCCGAGGACGGGCTGGCGCATCAGGATGCGATGCCTGACGTGCCGCCGCCGGAGGCGCTGGAGAATGAGCAGACGCTGCGCGCGGCGGTCGCGGACAGGATTCCGCCGCAGCTACGCGAGCAATTGCTGCGGCCGCGCGCGATCGAATATCGCCCGGTCACGCCGCGGCACTGGACCGAGCCGACGCCTGCCCCGCCGGTGCATCATTACTGGTTCCGTGCGGTCGCACCGGTCGGCGACGATCCGGCGATGCACCGCGCGGTGCTCGCTTATGCCAGCGACATGATGCTGCTGGGGACATGCATGTTGCCGCATGGCGTGACGTGGATCACGCCGGGAATGCAGACCGCCAGCCTCGACCACGCGCTGTGGCTGCACGAGCCCGCGCGCACCGACGACTGGCTGCTCTATACGATGGACAGTCCTTGGGCAGGGCACGGCCGCGGAATGAACCGCGGGCGGATCTTCGCGGCCGATGGGCGGCTGGTGGCGAGCGTCGCGCAAGAGGGGCTGGCGCGGATGCGTGAGCGGCGCTGA
- a CDS encoding catalase family protein, which translates to MPAPVRYTPDIEQLQPDETATIAQLNEQFDIVLDTTAEDYGHAVRAVHAKAHAILEGTLTIDADLPPELAQGLFATPGEHKVLMRFSTNPGDILDDAISLPRGLAIKIFDVDGERLPGAEGRAQDFIMVNATAFQAKTAEKFLGNLKLLARTTDKAEGGKKALSAVLRGVSSALGAVGIESATINTLGGAPNVDPIGETYYSATPFRYGDHIAKFSLAPIAPGLTERTGAIIDTAGDRDAIRHTVRAELRAIPGEWEFRVQLARDLARQPVEDATVEWDEVEAPFIRVATIRTAAQDSWDDTRVEQVNEKTRFSVWTGLAAHQPLGNINRARRDTYRHSADYRQRVNRCPIHEPS; encoded by the coding sequence ATGCCCGCCCCCGTCCGCTACACCCCCGACATCGAGCAGCTTCAGCCCGACGAGACGGCGACGATCGCCCAGCTCAACGAGCAGTTCGACATCGTCCTCGACACCACCGCCGAGGATTACGGCCACGCCGTCCGCGCCGTCCATGCCAAGGCACATGCGATCCTCGAAGGCACGCTGACCATCGATGCCGACCTCCCACCCGAGCTGGCGCAGGGCCTGTTCGCAACCCCCGGCGAGCACAAGGTGCTGATGCGCTTCTCGACCAACCCCGGCGACATCCTCGACGACGCGATCTCGCTCCCGCGCGGCCTCGCGATCAAGATCTTCGACGTCGACGGCGAACGCCTGCCCGGTGCGGAAGGGCGCGCGCAGGACTTCATCATGGTCAACGCCACCGCCTTCCAGGCGAAGACCGCCGAGAAATTCCTCGGCAATCTCAAGCTGCTGGCGCGAACCACCGACAAGGCGGAGGGCGGCAAGAAGGCGCTGTCCGCGGTGCTGCGCGGCGTCAGCAGCGCGCTGGGCGCGGTCGGGATCGAAAGCGCGACGATCAACACGCTGGGCGGCGCGCCCAACGTCGATCCGATCGGCGAGACCTATTACAGCGCCACGCCGTTCCGCTACGGCGACCATATCGCCAAGTTCAGCCTCGCACCAATCGCCCCCGGCCTGACCGAGCGCACCGGCGCGATCATCGACACCGCCGGCGACCGCGACGCGATCCGCCACACCGTCCGCGCCGAGCTACGCGCGATCCCCGGCGAATGGGAGTTCCGCGTCCAGCTCGCCCGCGACCTCGCGCGCCAGCCGGTCGAGGACGCCACCGTCGAATGGGACGAAGTCGAAGCCCCCTTCATCCGCGTCGCCACGATCCGCACCGCCGCGCAGGACAGTTGGGACGACACCCGCGTCGAACAGGTCAACGAAAAGACGCGGTTCAGCGTCTGGACCGGCCTCGCCGCACACCAGCCGCTCGGCAACATCAACCGCGCGCGCCGCGACACCTATCGCCACTCCGCCGACTACCGCCAGCGCGTCAACCGCTGCCCGATCCACGAACCGAGCTGA
- a CDS encoding SDR family NAD(P)-dependent oxidoreductase, whose amino-acid sequence MRRFAGKSIVVTGAGSGIGRAAASLFAAEGGQVVVADVTDQAEETAQAITAAGGVAKPIRMDAGDESDVARTVAFAADRFGGLDVMFANAGIAGGMANIFDTDVALFAEVLRVNLIGPWLAVKHAAPLIAARGGGAIVLTASVAGLRSGAGSPAYSASKAGVINLAMTAAQQLSGSGVRVNALCPGLTETGMTQPTFDYARDAGKMDRLGRLNPLRRGAQPEELARVALFLASDDASYVNGQALAADGGLSSSHPVTRQEYGKTAV is encoded by the coding sequence ATGAGGCGTTTCGCGGGCAAGTCGATCGTCGTCACCGGCGCGGGCTCGGGGATCGGTCGCGCGGCGGCGTCGCTGTTCGCCGCCGAGGGCGGGCAGGTGGTCGTCGCCGACGTCACCGATCAGGCCGAGGAAACCGCGCAGGCGATCACCGCCGCGGGTGGCGTGGCGAAGCCGATCCGCATGGATGCCGGCGACGAAAGCGATGTCGCGCGCACCGTCGCGTTCGCGGCCGATCGCTTCGGCGGACTCGACGTGATGTTCGCCAATGCCGGCATTGCGGGCGGCATGGCGAACATCTTCGACACCGATGTCGCGCTGTTCGCCGAGGTGTTGCGCGTCAATCTGATCGGCCCATGGCTCGCGGTGAAGCACGCCGCGCCGCTGATCGCCGCGCGCGGTGGCGGGGCGATCGTGCTGACCGCCAGCGTCGCCGGGCTGCGCTCGGGCGCGGGCTCACCGGCCTATTCGGCGTCCAAGGCCGGGGTCATCAACCTCGCCATGACTGCCGCGCAGCAATTGTCCGGCTCGGGCGTCCGCGTGAACGCACTATGCCCCGGGCTCACTGAAACCGGCATGACCCAACCGACCTTCGACTACGCCCGCGACGCCGGCAAGATGGACCGCCTCGGCCGCCTCAATCCGCTGCGCCGGGGCGCGCAGCCCGAGGAACTGGCGCGCGTGGCGCTGTTCCTCGCCAGCGACGATGCGAGCTACGTCAACGGACAGGCGCTCGCAGCGGATGGCGGCCTGTCGTCGAGCCACCCGGTGACGCGACAGGAATACGGCAAGACTGCGGTATAA
- a CDS encoding phosphotransferase family protein: protein MSDLDTARLGDWLAAHVPGSGAIIGQQRLEGGQSNPTYRVDTEAGSYVLRRKPVGALLPSAHQVDREHRVIAALHPTGFPVPRPYGLCMDDAVIGSAFYVMAMVEGRTIWDGTMPDLDPDQRRAHYEAMIDTLADLHNTDHVAIGLEDYGRPGNYFERQVARWTKQYRGAETEPMPAMERLIDFLPRTVPAQERTSIVHGDYRVDNLRFAPGTAPRVAAVLDWELSTLGDPVADLTYFLMSWVTEPEGRSGVLGRTGAATGIPEMTGMLERYCARTRRNAPIALDWYFAFNLFRLAGIVQGIKKRIVTGTAANPRAHETAARMGGLVDAAWQFAQRAGA from the coding sequence ATGAGCGACCTCGATACCGCGCGGCTCGGCGACTGGCTGGCGGCGCATGTCCCCGGTTCCGGCGCGATCATCGGGCAGCAGCGGCTCGAGGGCGGGCAGTCCAACCCCACCTATCGCGTCGATACCGAGGCCGGCAGCTACGTCCTGCGCCGCAAGCCGGTCGGCGCGCTGCTGCCGTCGGCGCATCAGGTCGACCGCGAACATCGCGTGATCGCCGCGCTCCACCCGACCGGCTTTCCGGTGCCGCGTCCCTACGGCCTGTGCATGGACGATGCGGTGATCGGCTCGGCCTTCTACGTGATGGCGATGGTCGAGGGGCGGACGATCTGGGACGGCACGATGCCCGATCTCGACCCCGATCAGCGTCGCGCGCATTACGAGGCGATGATCGACACGCTCGCCGATCTCCACAACACCGATCACGTCGCGATCGGCCTTGAGGATTATGGCCGCCCCGGCAATTATTTCGAGCGGCAGGTCGCGCGCTGGACCAAGCAATATCGCGGCGCCGAAACCGAGCCGATGCCGGCGATGGAGCGGCTGATCGACTTCCTGCCGCGCACCGTCCCCGCGCAGGAGCGGACCAGCATCGTCCACGGCGATTACCGCGTCGACAATCTCCGCTTCGCGCCCGGCACCGCGCCGCGCGTCGCGGCGGTGCTCGACTGGGAATTGTCGACGCTCGGCGACCCGGTCGCCGATCTCACCTATTTCCTGATGAGCTGGGTCACCGAACCCGAAGGCCGCTCGGGCGTGCTCGGGCGGACCGGCGCGGCGACCGGCATCCCGGAAATGACCGGGATGCTGGAGCGCTATTGCGCACGCACCCGGCGCAACGCGCCGATCGCGCTCGACTGGTATTTCGCGTTCAACCTCTTCCGCCTCGCCGGCATTGTGCAGGGCATCAAGAAGCGGATCGTCACCGGCACCGCCGCCAACCCGCGCGCGCATGAAACAGCGGCGCGGATGGGCGGGCTGGTCGATGCGGCATGGCAGTTCGCGCAAAGGGCGGGCGCATGA
- a CDS encoding acyl-CoA dehydrogenase family protein, which translates to MDFTLSERETHFRDRVREFIAREIAPRRAEHDRQHHDGDPWKVLPVIEEVKALAKAAGLWNFFMPPHSGQTHVDDTFVFEGTQLSNLEYALCAEEMGRIDWASECFNCSAPDTGNMEVLHRYGTLAQKEEWLRPLMHGEIRSVFLMTEPAVASSDATNIETRIDRDGDHYVINGRKWWSSGIGDPRCRIGILMGKTDTSAARHQQQSMVLVPLDTPGVRIERMLSVYGYDHAPHGHGEVSFTDVRVPVDNILLGEGRGFEIAQGRLGPGRIHHCMRTIGVAESAIEAMARRLVTRTAFGKRIADHSVWEERIARARIDIEMTRLLCLKAADMMDKAGNKAAQQEIAMIKVQAPNMALRILDDAVQAHGGAGVSGDFDLAHAWASMRTLRFADGPDEVHARAIARHEFGKYA; encoded by the coding sequence GTGGATTTCACCCTCAGCGAGCGCGAGACGCATTTCCGCGATCGGGTACGCGAATTCATCGCCCGCGAGATCGCGCCGCGCCGCGCCGAGCACGACCGCCAGCATCACGACGGCGACCCGTGGAAGGTGCTCCCCGTGATCGAAGAGGTGAAGGCGCTGGCGAAGGCTGCCGGGCTGTGGAACTTCTTCATGCCGCCGCATTCCGGCCAGACCCATGTCGACGATACGTTCGTGTTCGAGGGCACGCAGCTGTCGAACCTCGAATATGCTTTGTGCGCCGAGGAAATGGGTCGCATTGACTGGGCGAGCGAATGCTTCAACTGTTCGGCGCCCGACACCGGCAACATGGAGGTGCTCCATCGCTACGGCACGCTGGCGCAGAAGGAAGAATGGCTGCGTCCGCTGATGCACGGTGAGATCCGCTCGGTCTTCCTGATGACCGAACCCGCGGTCGCCTCCTCCGATGCGACGAACATCGAAACGCGCATTGATCGCGACGGCGACCACTATGTCATCAACGGCCGCAAATGGTGGTCGTCGGGGATCGGCGACCCACGCTGCCGGATCGGTATCCTGATGGGCAAGACCGACACTAGCGCGGCGCGGCACCAGCAGCAAAGCATGGTGCTGGTTCCGCTCGATACGCCGGGCGTGCGGATCGAGCGGATGCTGTCGGTCTATGGCTATGACCATGCCCCACACGGGCATGGAGAGGTCAGCTTCACCGACGTGCGCGTGCCGGTCGACAACATCCTGCTCGGCGAGGGCAGGGGGTTCGAGATCGCGCAGGGGCGGCTCGGGCCAGGGCGCATCCACCATTGCATGCGCACGATCGGCGTCGCCGAAAGCGCGATCGAGGCGATGGCGCGCCGGCTCGTCACCCGCACCGCCTTCGGCAAGCGCATCGCCGATCACAGCGTCTGGGAGGAACGGATCGCGCGCGCGCGGATCGACATCGAGATGACGCGACTGTTGTGCCTCAAGGCCGCCGACATGATGGACAAGGCCGGCAACAAGGCCGCGCAGCAGGAGATCGCGATGATCAAGGTGCAGGCGCCCAACATGGCGCTGCGCATTCTTGACGATGCGGTGCAGGCGCATGGCGGCGCGGGCGTGTCGGGCGACTTCGACCTCGCGCACGCCTGGGCGTCGATGCGGACGTTGCGCTTCGCCGACGGCCCCGACGAGGTCCATGCGCGTGCGATCGCCCGGCACGAGTTCGGCAAATACGCATGA
- a CDS encoding TetR family transcriptional regulator, producing the protein MGDIRTEDTGSTRRFREKRQAILAAAADAINEQSAKGMTFADVARRVGLNTTSVTYYFKRKEDLAAAAFEQTLDSLMAMLDVAAREATPQARVARMVTLNVERLMRIERGEERALAVLSDLRAMDEPMRATLMNRWREVFRRTRALWGDGLSRAATDLAGARAHVLLENIFWLPLWLPRYEVDQYPRAAARLIALLRDGLAVEGARWDPVAVVLPHDDPVPGREAFLLAATRLINELGYRGASVQRIASELNVTKGSFYHHLDAKDDLVVACYRRSFGTIAATQRLADERGGTHWERLCDTVATLVAVQFSERESLLRTTALSGLPAGERQQMIDRSTRIARRFAGTMMDGIAEGTVRPVDSLIASQALMGMLNAAFDMRKWAWSMERERAIRCYASTLMFGMFDDRALAG; encoded by the coding sequence ATGGGGGACATCCGTACCGAAGACACCGGCAGCACGCGGCGCTTTCGCGAGAAGCGTCAGGCGATCCTCGCCGCCGCCGCCGATGCGATCAACGAGCAGAGCGCGAAGGGCATGACCTTCGCCGATGTCGCGCGCCGCGTCGGGCTGAACACGACCAGCGTGACCTATTATTTCAAGCGCAAGGAGGATCTGGCCGCCGCCGCCTTCGAGCAGACGCTCGACAGCCTGATGGCGATGCTCGACGTTGCCGCACGCGAGGCGACGCCGCAGGCGCGGGTCGCGCGGATGGTGACGCTGAACGTCGAGCGGCTGATGCGAATTGAGCGCGGCGAGGAGCGCGCGCTGGCGGTGCTCTCCGACCTGCGCGCGATGGACGAGCCGATGCGCGCGACGCTGATGAACCGCTGGCGCGAGGTGTTCCGGCGGACGCGGGCCTTGTGGGGCGACGGGCTGTCGCGCGCGGCGACCGATCTGGCCGGCGCACGCGCGCATGTCCTGCTCGAAAACATCTTCTGGCTGCCGCTGTGGCTCCCGCGCTACGAGGTCGATCAATATCCGCGCGCCGCGGCCCGGCTGATCGCCTTGCTGCGCGACGGGCTGGCGGTGGAGGGTGCGCGATGGGACCCGGTGGCGGTGGTGTTACCGCACGACGATCCGGTGCCGGGGCGCGAGGCGTTCCTGCTCGCGGCGACGCGGCTTATCAACGAACTGGGCTATCGTGGCGCATCGGTGCAACGGATCGCATCGGAGCTGAACGTCACCAAGGGCAGCTTCTACCACCATCTCGACGCCAAGGACGACCTGGTCGTCGCCTGCTATCGCCGCAGCTTCGGTACGATCGCGGCGACGCAACGGCTCGCCGACGAACGCGGCGGGACGCATTGGGAGCGGCTGTGCGACACGGTTGCGACGCTGGTGGCGGTGCAGTTTTCGGAACGCGAGTCGCTGTTGCGCACCACCGCGCTGAGCGGGCTGCCGGCGGGCGAGCGGCAGCAGATGATCGACCGTTCGACGCGGATCGCGCGACGCTTCGCGGGAACGATGATGGACGGGATCGCCGAGGGCACGGTGCGCCCGGTCGACAGCCTGATCGCGTCGCAGGCGCTGATGGGGATGCTCAACGCCGCGTTCGACATGCGAAAATGGGCGTGGAGCATGGAGCGCGAGCGCGCGATCCGCTGCTATGCCTCGACGTTGATGTTCGGGATGTTTGACGACCGCGCGCTGGCGGGGTGA
- a CDS encoding helix-turn-helix domain-containing protein: MVDVRYVPPGDRLKRYVTGYHRFAAPVCPDRAMHDAFFPSVATIRVSLRNSPSWSLKIASRLVDPMPAIALTGPTSYAGYLTCYGGELVGVGLQPLGWAQIFGGDVSRYANRVIALGDIDPGANMLREALESDQPFEAAFEAWLEARLDRRPPADPRIEILCELLRDPATTRIETVAEALDMSPRALAAMTRFNFGFTPKLLLRRTRFLRAVTIVLTQPEAGPAALEAAGYWDRSHFLRDSHLFLGCSVREFTRRRGPHNQVAIMARIQAFGTPV; this comes from the coding sequence ATGGTGGATGTACGCTATGTCCCGCCCGGGGACCGGTTGAAGCGCTACGTCACCGGCTATCACCGCTTCGCGGCCCCCGTCTGCCCCGATCGCGCGATGCACGATGCCTTCTTCCCCAGCGTCGCGACGATCCGCGTCTCGCTGCGCAACAGCCCGTCGTGGTCGCTCAAGATCGCCAGCCGCCTCGTCGATCCGATGCCCGCGATCGCGCTGACCGGACCGACCAGTTATGCCGGCTATCTCACCTGCTATGGTGGTGAATTGGTCGGCGTCGGGCTGCAGCCGCTCGGCTGGGCGCAGATTTTCGGCGGCGACGTCTCGCGCTACGCCAATCGCGTCATCGCGCTCGGCGACATCGATCCGGGCGCGAACATGCTCCGCGAGGCACTGGAAAGCGATCAGCCGTTCGAGGCGGCGTTCGAGGCGTGGCTGGAGGCGCGGCTCGATCGCCGCCCGCCCGCCGACCCGCGCATCGAGATCCTGTGTGAGCTGCTGCGCGATCCCGCCACGACGCGGATCGAGACCGTCGCGGAGGCGCTCGACATGTCGCCGCGCGCGCTGGCGGCGATGACGCGTTTCAACTTCGGCTTCACTCCCAAGTTGCTGCTCCGCCGCACGCGTTTCCTGCGCGCGGTCACGATCGTGCTGACCCAGCCCGAGGCTGGGCCGGCGGCGTTGGAGGCGGCCGGCTATTGGGACCGGTCGCACTTCCTGCGCGACAGTCATCTGTTCCTCGGCTGCTCGGTCCGCGAATTCACCCGCCGCCGCGGCCCGCACAATCAGGTCGCGATCATGGCGCGCATCCAGGCATTCGGCACGCCGGTGTAG
- a CDS encoding glutathione S-transferase N-terminal domain-containing protein: MIDLHYWPTPNGHKVLIFLEEAGLEHTIHPVNIGAGEQFRPEFLKIAPNNRMPAIVDHAPRDGGAPISVFESGAILLYLAHKTGSFGGRDPRAHVDVLQWLMWQMGGLGPMLGQNHHFTRFAPEKVPYAIDRYVKETTRLYGVLDRRLEGRNFVTGDEYTIADMACYPWILPAAQGQDMANFPNLARWHATIAARPAVVRAYERGKAVAAPR; the protein is encoded by the coding sequence ATGATCGACCTTCATTACTGGCCGACGCCGAACGGGCACAAGGTATTGATCTTCCTTGAGGAGGCGGGGCTCGAGCACACGATCCATCCCGTCAATATCGGCGCGGGCGAGCAGTTCAGGCCCGAGTTCCTGAAGATCGCGCCGAACAACAGGATGCCGGCGATCGTCGACCATGCTCCGCGCGATGGCGGCGCCCCGATCAGCGTGTTCGAGAGCGGCGCGATCCTGCTGTATCTGGCGCACAAGACCGGATCGTTCGGCGGGCGCGATCCGCGCGCGCATGTCGACGTGCTGCAATGGCTGATGTGGCAGATGGGCGGGCTTGGCCCGATGCTGGGGCAGAACCACCATTTCACGCGCTTCGCGCCCGAGAAGGTGCCGTATGCGATCGACCGCTACGTCAAGGAGACGACGCGGCTGTACGGCGTGCTCGATCGCCGGCTGGAGGGCCGCAACTTCGTGACCGGCGACGAATATACGATCGCTGACATGGCGTGCTATCCATGGATCCTGCCCGCGGCGCAGGGGCAGGATATGGCGAACTTCCCCAATCTCGCGCGCTGGCACGCCACGATCGCGGCGCGGCCGGCGGTGGTGCGCGCCTATGAACGCGGCAAGGCCGTCGCGGCGCCCAGGTAA
- a CDS encoding ca2+ sensor protein produces MKTWTTAAILGAAMLGGLGAASVQAQTPPPPPAPMQTSEGDGDGNGVVTRDEATADADRRFAAMDTNHDGKLTRDERRAWREQRRGPMPRGGGDDARGGRRDADQTQAEFRARALKRFDRVDTNHDGRIDANEREAMMLLMRSRRLGHDRPHDGQRPPADAAAPIG; encoded by the coding sequence ATGAAGACTTGGACGACCGCCGCCATCCTGGGCGCCGCGATGCTGGGCGGGCTGGGTGCCGCCAGCGTGCAGGCGCAAACCCCGCCCCCGCCTCCGGCACCGATGCAGACCTCCGAAGGCGATGGCGATGGCAACGGCGTGGTGACCCGCGACGAGGCCACCGCCGATGCCGACCGACGCTTCGCGGCGATGGACACCAACCACGATGGCAAGCTGACCCGCGACGAGCGGCGTGCGTGGCGCGAGCAGCGGCGCGGACCGATGCCGCGTGGCGGCGGTGACGATGCGCGCGGGGGACGGCGCGACGCCGACCAGACCCAGGCCGAGTTCCGCGCCCGCGCGCTCAAGCGCTTCGACCGGGTCGACACCAACCATGACGGGCGGATCGACGCCAATGAGCGCGAGGCGATGATGTTGCTGATGCGATCGCGGCGGCTGGGCCATGATCGCCCGCACGACGGGCAGCGGCCGCCGGCCGACGCCGCCGCGCCGATCGGCTGA
- a CDS encoding response regulator → MGEMPHLLLVDDERSIREPLASYLTKQGFRVTQAGDAEAARTRLAAYAIDLIVLDIMMPGEDGLSLCRHVRATGETPVILLTAKSEETDRIVGLEMGADDYVVKPFSPRELAARIKTVLRRTAGGGGVRHHAPESGSYAFAGWVLKTGERALIDREGVSVPLSTGEYNLLLALVQRPRQVLTRDQLLDLTQGREAAAFDRAIDNQVSRLRRKIEPDPKNPEIIKTVWGGGYALSTDVTRL, encoded by the coding sequence ATGGGCGAGATGCCGCACCTCCTGCTGGTCGATGACGAGCGGTCGATCCGCGAGCCATTGGCCAGCTATTTGACCAAGCAGGGCTTTCGCGTCACCCAGGCAGGCGATGCGGAGGCGGCGCGCACCCGGCTGGCGGCTTATGCGATCGACCTGATCGTGCTCGACATCATGATGCCGGGCGAGGACGGGCTGTCGCTATGCCGGCACGTCCGCGCCACCGGCGAGACGCCGGTGATCCTGCTGACCGCCAAGAGCGAGGAAACCGACCGGATCGTCGGGCTGGAGATGGGGGCGGACGATTATGTCGTTAAGCCCTTCTCTCCACGGGAATTGGCGGCGCGGATCAAGACCGTGCTGCGGCGGACCGCCGGTGGCGGCGGGGTGCGGCATCATGCGCCGGAGAGCGGCTCCTACGCCTTCGCGGGTTGGGTGCTCAAGACCGGCGAGCGCGCGCTGATCGATCGCGAGGGCGTGTCGGTGCCGCTGTCGACCGGAGAATACAACCTTCTTCTGGCGCTGGTGCAGCGTCCGCGACAGGTTTTGACGCGCGATCAGCTGCTCGACCTGACGCAGGGACGCGAAGCCGCCGCGTTCGACCGCGCGATCGACAACCAGGTCAGCCGGCTGCGCCGCAAGATCGAGCCCGACCCGAAGAACCCCGAGATCATCAAGACGGTATGGGGCGGCGGCTATGCGCTGTCGACGGACGTGACGCGGCTGTGA